In Candidatus Kaistella beijingensis, a genomic segment contains:
- a CDS encoding site-specific recombinase: MAFKFRNSDSFSNILIKYFSFKNETKSMEPLIDLLPVLRNCDFEEFLNFLKENPEVTENFSYYIKNLFKGKPFNLSLTEANILSENAFYPELKKRLLDKLLPNIENEDTIWYLVDNISVQPKKDLEFFRSLSAEQFDELFLLLKLDDYITKKEVKRELLFSLNILAWRIIGNAMEVEVLNMAPEYRNFDNPFLALQNEIDVLNQDFKENPDFVIDSKDVNFKQIKVYLQQCLDFVTVAFKNSAKYGISGKINQSLLKIRQQLERMNDILSVMLINEESDVIKNSKQLFLNILDYKSHKNNLKELFADSTTLMSHLITNHTAETGSHYITSNRRDYLKMFFRASGGGIIVGALCVLKMLYSYFPGSDFLHAILYSLNYAMGFVMIYLMNYVLATKQPAMTAATMAKVLSAGENTKKNYQDFAHLVSRLFRSQFIAFMGNVLLAFPVALAIIYGLDVFFKQNFALEKSATLLKDLDPIQSKAIFHACIAGFFLFLSGIISGNVGNNSVFYHIPKRIEKNPFLNYFFGKNLAKGLSDYYAKNWAGIISNFWFGIFLGITGPIGLFLGLDLDIRHITFASGNFALGLYGADFSVTAYTFWISFITVFLIGFFNFLVSFGLSMVLAFRSRSVNFGEVKEIYKEIFRYFWRNPLRFFFPILSKDLDIRAQEMVDTVSTKSEDH; this comes from the coding sequence ATGGCGTTCAAATTCCGAAATAGCGACAGTTTCAGCAACATTCTTATCAAATATTTCAGTTTTAAGAATGAGACCAAATCGATGGAGCCACTCATTGATTTGCTGCCAGTTTTGCGAAATTGCGATTTTGAAGAGTTTCTAAATTTTCTGAAAGAAAATCCTGAAGTTACTGAGAATTTCAGTTATTACATCAAAAATCTCTTTAAAGGGAAACCTTTTAATCTGTCGCTGACCGAAGCGAATATTCTTTCAGAAAACGCTTTCTATCCTGAACTTAAAAAACGTTTGCTCGATAAACTTTTGCCCAATATTGAAAACGAAGATACGATTTGGTATTTGGTGGACAATATTTCGGTGCAGCCAAAAAAGGATTTGGAATTTTTCAGAAGTCTTTCTGCGGAACAGTTTGATGAACTTTTCCTACTTTTAAAGCTAGATGACTATATTACGAAAAAGGAAGTTAAGCGTGAATTGCTGTTTTCTTTAAACATTTTAGCTTGGCGAATCATCGGAAACGCAATGGAAGTGGAGGTTTTGAACATGGCTCCTGAATATCGGAATTTTGACAATCCGTTTCTAGCACTGCAAAATGAAATTGATGTGCTGAATCAAGATTTTAAGGAAAATCCTGATTTTGTTATTGATTCCAAAGATGTCAATTTCAAGCAGATTAAAGTTTATTTGCAGCAATGTTTGGATTTTGTGACCGTTGCTTTTAAAAATTCTGCGAAATACGGAATTTCGGGAAAAATCAATCAGTCTTTGTTGAAAATCAGGCAACAGCTTGAAAGGATGAACGATATTCTTTCGGTGATGCTGATTAATGAAGAAAGTGATGTGATAAAAAATTCTAAACAATTGTTCCTCAATATTTTAGACTATAAATCTCACAAGAATAATTTAAAGGAACTTTTCGCCGATTCCACCACTTTGATGTCGCATTTGATTACCAATCACACCGCAGAAACAGGTTCTCACTACATTACTTCCAATCGGAGAGATTACCTGAAAATGTTTTTTCGAGCAAGCGGAGGCGGCATAATTGTGGGCGCATTGTGCGTTTTGAAGATGCTTTACAGCTATTTTCCAGGAAGTGATTTTTTGCACGCAATCCTGTATTCATTAAATTATGCGATGGGATTTGTGATGATTTATTTGATGAATTACGTTTTGGCGACAAAACAACCTGCAATGACGGCTGCGACGATGGCCAAAGTGCTTTCCGCAGGAGAAAATACAAAGAAAAATTATCAGGATTTTGCACATTTGGTTTCAAGGCTTTTCCGTTCGCAGTTTATCGCATTTATGGGAAATGTTTTGCTTGCTTTTCCTGTGGCACTCGCGATAATTTATGGTTTGGATGTATTTTTCAAACAGAATTTTGCTCTTGAAAAATCGGCAACACTTCTAAAGGATTTGGACCCGATTCAGTCGAAAGCGATTTTCCATGCGTGTATCGCGGGATTTTTCCTGTTTCTTTCGGGTATTATTTCGGGAAATGTTGGGAATAATTCGGTTTTTTATCACATTCCGAAAAGAATTGAGAAGAATCCGTTCTTGAATTATTTCTTTGGAAAGAATTTGGCAAAAGGACTTTCAGATTATTACGCTAAAAATTGGGCGGGAATTATTTCGAACTTTTGGTTTGGTATTTTTCTCGGAATTACAGGTCCAATCGGACTTTTCCTTGGTTTGGATTTGGATATTCGCCACATCACTTTTGCATCCGGAAATTTTGCGCTTGGTCTTTACGGTGCAGATTTTTCGGTAACTGCTTATACTTTTTGGATTTCATTCATCACCGTTTTTCTGATTGGATTTTTCAATTTTCTGGTGAGTTTTGGATTGTCGATGGTTTTGGCTTTCCGTTCGCGAAGTGTGAATTTCGGTGAGGTGAAGGAGATTTATAAAGAAATTTTCAGGTATTTTTGGAGAAATCCGCTTCGTTTTTTCTTCCCGATTCTTTCAAAGGATTTGGATATTCGTGCACAGGAAATGGTCGATACGGTTTCTACAAAATCTGAAGATCACTAA
- the mtgA gene encoding monofunctional biosynthetic peptidoglycan transglycosylase, whose amino-acid sequence MWNKIKKLIYILILANILFIFWGKFFNPPITLTQISGLFEFGKLKRDYISYDEMGDHVKRAVIASEDQNFFNHNGFDYKAIQKAMEHNGAGKKLRGGSTISQQTAKNIFLWQGRSWIRKGFETVYTFIIELVWGKDVILERYLNSIEMGRGVFGVEAASEYYFNKKSKDLTKSEAAWIATILPNPKKYDPKNPSAYLNKKHNWIIRQMNNVSLK is encoded by the coding sequence ATGTGGAATAAAATCAAAAAACTAATATACATCCTCATTCTAGCTAATATTCTCTTCATTTTTTGGGGTAAATTTTTTAATCCGCCGATTACTTTAACCCAAATTTCAGGGCTTTTTGAGTTTGGGAAACTGAAAAGAGATTATATTTCCTATGATGAAATGGGCGATCATGTGAAAAGAGCGGTTATTGCTTCTGAAGACCAAAATTTCTTTAATCACAACGGTTTTGATTATAAGGCGATTCAAAAAGCGATGGAGCATAACGGCGCAGGAAAAAAACTTCGTGGCGGAAGTACGATTTCCCAACAAACTGCAAAAAATATTTTTCTTTGGCAGGGTAGAAGTTGGATTAGAAAGGGTTTTGAAACGGTTTATACCTTTATCATCGAATTGGTTTGGGGAAAAGACGTGATTCTTGAACGATATTTGAATTCCATCGAAATGGGACGCGGAGTTTTCGGCGTGGAGGCTGCTTCCGAATATTATTTCAACAAAAAGTCTAAAGATTTAACCAAAAGTGAAGCAGCGTGGATTGCCACGATTTTACCTAATCCGAAAAAATACGACCCAAAAAATCCTTCAGCATATTTGAACAAAAAGCACAATTGGATTATTCGCCAAATGAACAATGTAAGTCTGAAATAA
- a CDS encoding ABC transporter substrate-binding protein codes for MKTYFFLFLALFSLFSCKKESPKISNDWQKISENVQFKEDGNVLKLKSGKFDYEIPNSKIPFKKVMLLNASLVGYFTELGLEGKIIGISSPEYVFSDEVHQLIDDGKILNIGNEQKYDVEKIIALKPDAIFTNYIATFENTYDLLKKNGIELIFLDEYLEQNPLEKSKYLLVFGKLLGAEKNAFSRFNEIEKSYDSLKTLAKKSQSKPTVLTNEIYGNQWFLPGGKTNFAQLVSDANAKYINAENRESKAVPMSFEEVFTKAKDAQFWVNAGNHQTKKELLQINPNYAKMNVFNKGKIYTVTGREKGKSNDYFESGVVRADLILKDYIKIFHPEFLPDYILTYMKELK; via the coding sequence ATGAAAACCTACTTTTTTCTATTTCTCGCACTTTTTTCACTTTTCTCGTGTAAAAAAGAATCCCCAAAAATTTCAAACGATTGGCAAAAAATCTCGGAAAATGTTCAGTTTAAGGAAGATGGAAATGTTCTTAAATTAAAATCAGGAAAGTTTGATTATGAGATTCCGAATTCAAAAATTCCTTTTAAAAAAGTGATGTTACTGAACGCAAGTTTAGTTGGTTATTTCACGGAACTTGGTTTGGAGGGTAAAATTATCGGGATTTCAAGTCCTGAATATGTTTTTTCAGATGAAGTTCATCAATTGATTGATGATGGAAAAATTCTTAACATCGGGAACGAACAGAAATATGATGTCGAAAAAATCATCGCCTTAAAACCTGATGCCATTTTCACCAATTACATCGCAACTTTTGAAAATACCTACGATTTGCTGAAAAAAAACGGAATCGAATTGATTTTTTTGGATGAATATTTAGAACAAAATCCTTTGGAGAAATCGAAATATCTTCTGGTTTTCGGGAAACTTTTAGGTGCGGAGAAAAATGCGTTTTCAAGATTTAACGAAATTGAAAAAAGTTATGATTCATTAAAAACTTTAGCTAAAAAATCCCAATCGAAGCCAACGGTTTTAACCAACGAAATTTATGGAAATCAGTGGTTTCTTCCCGGCGGAAAAACCAATTTTGCACAGTTGGTTTCCGATGCAAACGCCAAATATATAAATGCTGAAAATCGAGAATCAAAAGCGGTTCCGATGAGTTTTGAAGAAGTTTTTACTAAAGCGAAAGATGCACAGTTTTGGGTAAATGCAGGAAATCATCAAACCAAAAAAGAGTTGCTGCAAATCAATCCCAATTATGCAAAAATGAACGTATTTAACAAAGGAAAAATCTACACCGTTACAGGAAGAGAAAAAGGAAAATCCAACGATTATTTCGAAAGTGGTGTAGTTCGGGCCGATTTAATCCTGAAAGATTACATCAAAATTTTCCACCCCGAATTTCTTCCCGATTATATTTTAACTTATATGAAAGAATTGAAGTAA
- a CDS encoding glycosyltransferase, with product MKHLVIIGTVFPEPNSTAAGKRMLQLIDFFQQEKFKVSFLSAASFSEHSFDLNSKEIEAYTIKLNDSSFENLIAELNPHIVIFDRFTSEEQFGWKVSEICPNAVKILDTEDLHFLRKARETAFKQNRKLDDQDLLNDIFKREIASILRCDLSLIISEYEMDLLTEKFKIDKQILYYLPLFAEVKPSSFSFSERKNFISIGNFLHEPNWQTVLKLKKLWPKIKSKLPEAELHIYGAYATHKALQLHNEREGFLIKGRVENVEKVFSESKVLLAPIPFGAGIKGKLLESMQYGLPNVTSTIGAEGMNGNLPWNGFVCDDENEFVEKSVSLYQKDSDWLQLQKKGFEIIEKRFKKEHFLQKFSERLNEMSNNLEKHRNANFLGQILQHHSLQSTKYLGKWIEKKNKNA from the coding sequence ATGAAGCATCTTGTCATCATCGGAACTGTTTTTCCTGAACCCAATTCTACCGCTGCTGGAAAGCGGATGCTTCAACTCATCGATTTTTTTCAACAGGAAAAATTCAAGGTTTCATTTTTATCGGCGGCTTCTTTTTCAGAGCATAGTTTTGATTTAAATTCTAAAGAAATTGAAGCTTACACGATAAAACTAAATGACTCTTCATTTGAAAATTTAATTGCCGAACTCAATCCCCACATCGTAATTTTTGACCGGTTTACGTCCGAAGAACAGTTTGGTTGGAAAGTTTCTGAAATCTGTCCAAATGCCGTGAAAATTTTGGATACGGAAGATTTGCATTTTTTGCGAAAAGCGAGAGAAACTGCCTTTAAACAAAATCGTAAACTTGATGATCAAGATTTGCTGAACGATATTTTTAAAAGAGAAATCGCTTCAATCCTTCGTTGTGATTTATCGTTAATTATCTCGGAATATGAAATGGATTTGCTCACCGAAAAATTTAAAATTGACAAACAGATTCTTTACTATCTTCCACTTTTTGCAGAAGTAAAGCCGTCTTCATTTTCTTTCTCGGAAAGGAAAAATTTTATCAGCATCGGGAATTTTTTGCACGAACCCAATTGGCAAACCGTTTTGAAATTAAAAAAATTGTGGCCGAAAATTAAAAGTAAATTACCTGAAGCAGAACTTCATATTTACGGAGCTTACGCCACTCACAAAGCGTTACAACTTCATAATGAAAGAGAAGGTTTTTTAATTAAAGGAAGAGTTGAAAATGTAGAAAAAGTATTTTCCGAATCCAAAGTTTTACTTGCGCCAATTCCTTTCGGAGCAGGGATTAAAGGGAAATTATTGGAAAGTATGCAATATGGTTTACCTAATGTGACTTCCACGATTGGAGCAGAAGGTATGAATGGAAATTTACCCTGGAACGGGTTTGTTTGTGATGATGAAAATGAGTTTGTTGAAAAATCTGTTTCACTATATCAAAAGGATTCCGACTGGCTTCAATTACAGAAAAAAGGATTTGAAATCATTGAAAAACGTTTCAAAAAAGAGCATTTTCTTCAAAAATTTTCGGAAAGACTAAATGAAATGTCAAACAATTTGGAAAAGCACAGAAACGCCAATTTTCTTGGGCAGATTTTGCAGCATCATAGCTTGCAAAGTACAAAATATTTGGGAAAATGGATTGAGAAGAAAAATAAAAACGCTTAA
- the prmA gene encoding 50S ribosomal protein L11 methyltransferase, with product MNNYLEFNFKIFPLQPWNEILMAELIEIGFDSFTEEHDGILGYIQKDLFNENQLKEINLFKNDEVKISYTFQEMPNINWNEEWEKNFSPINVENQVSIRAEFHENQNLTHEIIIQPKMSFGTGHHATTYLMIQQMLDLDFQNKAVLDMGCGTSVLAIFAKQKGAGKTLAIDIDEWSVENSVENAERNGVELEVSQGTAENLGKEKFDIILANINRNILISDIPTYVSVLNDGGQLLLSGLCFFDVDDILEVCTQQNLTLKKKLQREEWVSLLLEK from the coding sequence ATGAACAATTACCTAGAATTCAACTTCAAAATTTTCCCACTTCAACCTTGGAACGAAATCCTGATGGCAGAACTCATCGAAATCGGTTTCGACAGTTTCACCGAGGAACACGACGGAATTTTGGGATACATTCAAAAAGATTTGTTCAACGAAAATCAATTAAAAGAAATTAATCTCTTTAAAAATGATGAAGTGAAAATTTCGTATACGTTCCAAGAAATGCCAAACATCAATTGGAACGAGGAATGGGAAAAAAACTTTTCGCCAATCAACGTTGAAAATCAAGTTTCAATTCGGGCGGAATTTCATGAAAATCAAAACCTTACTCATGAAATTATTATTCAACCCAAAATGTCTTTCGGAACAGGTCATCATGCTACAACTTATTTGATGATTCAGCAAATGCTCGATTTGGATTTCCAAAATAAAGCGGTTCTCGATATGGGATGCGGAACTTCCGTTCTCGCTATTTTCGCCAAGCAAAAAGGAGCAGGAAAAACCCTCGCCATCGACATCGACGAATGGTCCGTTGAAAATTCCGTCGAAAACGCTGAAAGAAATGGAGTAGAGCTTGAAGTTTCTCAAGGAACTGCGGAAAATTTAGGCAAAGAAAAGTTCGATATTATTTTAGCAAACATCAATAGAAATATTTTGATTTCCGATATTCCGACTTACGTTTCCGTTTTGAATGATGGCGGTCAACTTCTTCTTTCAGGATTGTGTTTCTTCGATGTAGATGATATTTTAGAAGTTTGCACCCAGCAAAATCTGACTTTGAAAAAGAAACTTCAAAGAGAAGAATGGGTGAGTTTGCTTTTAGAAAAATAA
- a CDS encoding glycosyltransferase: MKKTISLIIAIFNRKDELFELLTSLSHQTDKDFEVIIVDDGSLIDLRPTVELFKETLNIQFFRKDNSGPGLTRNYGARRAKNDWLVFVDSDVIVEKGYIENIKKNISEMPCDAFGGADKVHKGFNLMQKAISYSMTSVFTTGGIRGSKKAVTKFQPRSFNMGVKKSAFEKVGGFSEMRIGEDPDLSMTLWENGFITAFFDNIGVYHKRRVNFGKFSKQVYQFGCARPILNQRHPNYVKISFAFPSLFLIGYILGFIEYFLFGKGFIMAMYGLYTFLVFFHALYKTKNISIAAMAIISTYIQMFSYGYGFLKSWFLLNVLRMKPEEAFPTHFHK, from the coding sequence TTGAAAAAAACCATCTCCCTCATCATCGCCATATTCAACCGCAAAGACGAACTTTTCGAGTTGCTCACTTCCTTGTCGCACCAAACCGACAAAGATTTCGAGGTGATTATTGTTGACGACGGTTCCTTGATTGATTTAAGACCAACGGTGGAACTTTTCAAAGAAACGCTAAATATTCAATTTTTCCGGAAAGACAATTCAGGACCGGGTTTGACGAGAAATTACGGTGCAAGAAGAGCAAAAAACGATTGGCTTGTTTTTGTGGATTCCGATGTGATTGTGGAAAAAGGCTACATCGAAAACATTAAAAAAAATATTTCTGAAATGCCGTGTGACGCGTTCGGTGGTGCAGACAAAGTGCACAAAGGTTTCAACCTCATGCAGAAAGCGATTTCCTATTCCATGACCTCGGTTTTCACAACGGGCGGAATTCGTGGAAGTAAAAAAGCCGTCACCAAATTTCAGCCCCGAAGTTTCAACATGGGCGTGAAAAAATCCGCCTTCGAAAAAGTGGGCGGTTTCTCCGAAATGCGAATCGGCGAAGATCCCGATTTATCCATGACACTTTGGGAAAACGGTTTCATTACTGCGTTTTTCGATAATATCGGGGTTTACCATAAACGCCGCGTCAATTTTGGAAAATTCTCGAAACAGGTGTATCAATTCGGTTGCGCGCGACCCATTCTCAATCAGCGACATCCAAATTATGTGAAAATTTCGTTCGCCTTTCCGTCGCTGTTTTTAATTGGCTACATTCTCGGATTCATCGAGTATTTCCTCTTCGGAAAAGGCTTTATCATGGCGATGTACGGACTTTACACGTTCCTCGTTTTCTTCCACGCACTCTACAAAACCAAAAATATCAGCATTGCTGCAATGGCGATTATTTCGACCTACATTCAGATGTTTTCTTACGGATACGGATTTCTAAAATCTTGGTTTTTACTGAATGTCTTAAGGATGAAACCTGAAGAAGCGTTTCCGACTCACTTTCACAAGTAG
- a CDS encoding THUMP domain-containing class I SAM-dependent RNA methyltransferase has protein sequence MNTENLLIQIKTFFGLEEVLAAEIKKLGGTNVEVKNRAVNCEGDLGFLYKINYSARTALKIIIPILTFKAWDENRFYDKLFDFPWDEYMNVDQTFAIDATVYSERFKHSKFMSLKMKDAIADYFKFKYRRRPDVDPKNPDIKFHLHIDRELVTISLDSSGDPLFKRGYRKEQGEAPLNEVLASGMLQLAGWDGKGNFLDPMCGSGTLLIEAAMIAMDLPAQIFRKKFAFQNWKNYDEELFQKIKEFRINRVKEFTGKIVGYDIDSKMLNAAKINIEAAEMEDVIEVKKQDFFDSRKELFPLMMVFNPPYDERIEINDEEFYKKIGDTFKQGYPNTLAWMITSDLEAVKKIGLRPSRKIKLFNGKLECRFMQYEMYEGTKKVHKLEQK, from the coding sequence ATGAATACAGAAAATCTCCTAATACAGATCAAAACTTTTTTCGGTCTCGAAGAAGTTTTGGCTGCAGAAATCAAAAAACTCGGCGGAACAAACGTCGAAGTGAAAAACCGCGCCGTGAATTGTGAAGGCGACCTCGGTTTTCTTTATAAAATCAATTATTCGGCGAGAACGGCGTTGAAAATTATCATTCCTATTCTCACTTTTAAAGCATGGGACGAGAACCGTTTTTACGATAAGCTTTTCGATTTTCCGTGGGATGAATATATGAATGTGGATCAAACTTTCGCGATTGATGCTACGGTTTATTCCGAAAGATTCAAACATTCAAAATTCATGTCTTTGAAAATGAAAGATGCAATTGCTGATTATTTCAAGTTTAAATATAGAAGAAGACCCGATGTTGATCCTAAAAATCCTGACATTAAATTTCATCTCCACATTGACCGAGAATTGGTGACGATTTCTCTCGATTCTTCAGGCGATCCGTTATTCAAAAGAGGTTACCGAAAAGAACAAGGTGAAGCACCATTAAATGAAGTTTTAGCTTCGGGAATGCTGCAGCTTGCCGGTTGGGACGGAAAAGGGAACTTCCTCGATCCAATGTGTGGTTCCGGTACTTTGTTGATTGAAGCCGCCATGATTGCGATGGATTTACCTGCACAGATTTTCAGAAAAAAATTCGCTTTCCAAAATTGGAAAAATTATGATGAAGAACTTTTTCAAAAAATAAAGGAATTCCGAATTAACAGGGTTAAAGAATTCACGGGAAAAATCGTTGGGTACGACATCGATTCCAAAATGTTGAATGCTGCGAAAATCAACATCGAAGCCGCAGAAATGGAAGATGTAATCGAAGTGAAAAAACAGGATTTCTTTGATTCCAGGAAAGAACTTTTCCCTTTGATGATGGTTTTCAATCCGCCTTATGACGAAAGAATTGAAATTAATGACGAAGAATTCTATAAAAAAATCGGCGACACCTTCAAGCAAGGTTATCCAAATACTTTGGCGTGGATGATCACTTCCGATTTGGAGGCGGTGAAAAAAATAGGTTTGCGGCCATCCCGAAAAATCAAACTGTTCAACGGAAAATTAGAGTGTCGTTTCATGCAGTACGAAATGTATGAAGGAACGAAAAAAGTACATAAATTAGAACAAAAGTAA
- a CDS encoding class I SAM-dependent DNA methyltransferase, whose translation MAWFEKWFNTPYYHILYKDRDFAEAEEFISLLVNDLEIPKNSAIIDLACGKGRHSIYLNKLGYKVLGLDLSKESIFHNKEFETSAPLSLTKPYLKFEVHDMRDEIYPSVSKEKVDAVFNLFTSFGYFESENDDRKVFKSIHHSLKDHGYFVLDFLNEQWVKNTLVPEYVTTKGGIDFHIKKRIENQHIIKDISFKDKGKDYHFFEKVKLHTMEEIENYGAEFGFEKVKIYGDYQLGNFNLENSPRCITVFRKLEDGSPKSEDYNNMN comes from the coding sequence ATGGCGTGGTTCGAAAAATGGTTTAATACCCCTTATTATCATATTCTTTACAAAGACAGGGATTTTGCAGAGGCAGAAGAATTTATTTCCCTTTTAGTCAACGATTTAGAGATTCCAAAAAATTCCGCAATTATTGATTTGGCGTGTGGAAAAGGAAGACATTCCATCTATCTTAATAAATTGGGCTACAAGGTTTTAGGGCTCGATTTGTCAAAGGAAAGTATTTTCCATAATAAAGAATTCGAGACTTCGGCTCCGCTCAGTCTGACAAAACCTTATCTGAAATTTGAAGTTCACGATATGCGTGACGAGATTTATCCATCGGTTTCTAAAGAAAAGGTGGACGCAGTTTTCAACCTTTTCACCAGTTTTGGATATTTTGAGAGTGAAAATGATGACCGAAAAGTTTTCAAATCAATTCACCATTCTTTGAAAGATCATGGCTATTTCGTACTCGATTTTTTAAATGAACAATGGGTGAAAAATACGTTGGTTCCTGAATATGTAACAACAAAAGGCGGGATCGATTTCCATATCAAAAAGCGAATTGAAAACCAGCATATCATCAAAGATATTTCTTTTAAAGACAAAGGAAAAGATTATCATTTTTTTGAAAAAGTGAAGCTGCACACGATGGAAGAAATTGAAAATTATGGTGCCGAATTCGGTTTTGAAAAAGTAAAAATTTACGGAGATTATCAGTTGGGAAATTTTAATCTTGAAAACTCACCACGTTGCATCACTGTTTTCAGGAAGTTAGAAGATGGAAGTCCGAAGTCGGAA